From a single Candoia aspera isolate rCanAsp1 chromosome 2, rCanAsp1.hap2, whole genome shotgun sequence genomic region:
- the CAMK1 gene encoding calcium/calmodulin-dependent protein kinase type 1, giving the protein MPLEDDELSWKKQAEDIREIYEFREVLGTGAFSEVVLAEEKSTQKLVAIKCIAKKVLEGKESSIENEIAVLHKIKHPNIVALDDIYESGGHLYLIMQLVSGGELFDRIVEKGFYTERDASKLIRQILDAVKYLHDMGIVHRDLKPENLLYYSLDEDSKIMISDFGLSKIEGSGSVMSTACGTPGYVAPEVLAQKPYSKAVDCWSIGVIAYILLCGYPPFYDENDTKLFEQILKAEYEFDSPYWDDISESAKDFIQHLMERDPKKRFTCEQALQHPWIAGDTALDKNIHQSVSEQIKKNFAKSKWKQAFNATAVVRHMRKLQLGTSQEGPGQAMQESNGSATNSSEESLGNSSRRQTQD; this is encoded by the exons ATGCCTCTGGAAGATGATGAGCTCAGCTGGAAAAAACAAGCCGAAGATATCCGAGAAATCTATGAATTCCGGGAGGTGCTGGGCAC AGGTGCCTTCTCAGAGGTGGTGCTGGCTGAAGAGAAATCGACCCAGAAGTTGGTGGCCATCAAATGCATTGCCAAGAAGGTGCTAGAAGGAAAAGAGAGCAGCATTGAGAATGAGATTGCCGTGCTGCACAA AATCAAGCACCCCAACATTGTGGCCCTGGATGACATCTACGAGAGTGGAGGCCACCTCTACCTCATCATGCAGCT GGTTTCCGGAGGGGAACTTTTTGACAGGATAGTGGAGAAGGGATTTTACACAGAGCGAGATGCCAGCAAGCTCATCCGTCAGATCCTTGATGCCGTTAAATACCTGCATGACATGGGCATTGTGCACCGTGACCTCAAG CCTGAGAACCTGCTCTATTACAGCCTGGATGAGGACTCCAAGATCATGATTAGTGACTTTGGGCTGTCGAAGATAGAAGGCTCGGGCAGTGTCATGTCCACAGCATGTGGGACTCCTGGCTACGTGG CTCCTGAAGTCTTGGCACAGAAGCCTTACAGCAAGGCTGTGGACTGCTGGTCCATTGGAGTCATTGCCTACATCTT ATTGTGTGGGTATCCTCCATTTTACGATGAGAACGATACCAAGCTGTTTGAACAGATCTTGAAGGCCGAATATGAATTCGATTCTCCCTACTGGGATGACATATCAGAATCAG CCAAAGATTTCATCCAGCATTTAATGGAGAGAGATCCCAAGAAGCGATTCACTTGTGAGCAAGCCCTACAACACCCGTG GATTGCTGGAGACACTGCGCTAGATAAGAACATCCATCAGTCAGTCAGTGAGCAGATCAAAAAGAATTTTGCCAAAAGCAAGTGGAAG CAAGCCTTCAATGCAACAGCTGTGGTGAGACATATGAGGAAGCTACAGCTTGGAACCAGTCAAGAGGGCCCTGGCCAAGCCATGCAGGAGAGCAATG GCTCGGCTACTAACAGCAGTGAGGAATCCTTGGGGAACAGCTCTCGTCGTCAGACTCAGGACTGA